One window of the Labeo rohita strain BAU-BD-2019 chromosome 9, IGBB_LRoh.1.0, whole genome shotgun sequence genome contains the following:
- the abi2a gene encoding abl interactor 2a isoform X8, with amino-acid sequence MAELQMLLEEEIPAGRRALLDSFTNLERVAEYCESNYVQSPDKHAALEETKNYTTQSLASVAYLINTLANNVLQMLDIQASQLRRMESSINHISQTVDIHKEKVARREIGILTTNKNTSRTHKIIAPANPERPVRYIRKPIDYSMLDDIGHGVKVNTQNMKMGSLLRTTPPTQKPPSPPMPGKGTIGRHSPYRTLEPVRPPVVPNDYVPSPTRNMAPILQQSPVRTASVNQRNRTYSSGSSGGSHPSSRSSSRENSGSGSVGVPIAVPTPSPPSAFPGGPQFYSMNRPVPRQIAPTVGGSLPYRRPPSITGQTSMPASQQNGGPYYNQNQASVAPPTPSILQITPQLPLTGFVARVQETISDAPPPPPPSEEPVFEETPTPVPPPEDYEEEESSVVEYSDPYAEEDPPWAPQTYLEKVVAIYDYTQDKEDELSFQEGAIIYVIKKNDDGWYEGVMSGTTGLFPGNYVESIMHYTE; translated from the exons TCTCCAGACAAGCACGCTGCTTTAGAGGAAACCAAAAACTACACCACTCAGTCCCTGGCCAGCGTGGCCTACCTGATCAACACACTTGCCAACAATGTGCTCCAAATGCTCGACATCCAGGCGTCCCAGCTGCGCCGAATGGAGTCCTCCATCAACCACATCTCTCAG ACGGTGGACATCCACAAAGAAAAAGTGGCAAGGCGGGAGATCGGCATCCTCACAACCAATAAGAACACCTCTCGCACGCATAAAATCATCGCTCCAGCCAATCCCGAGAGACCAGTGCGGTACATTCGCAAACCTATTGATTACAGCATGCTGGACGATATTGGTCACGGTGTGAAG GTCAACACCCAGAACATGAAGATGGGCAGCCTTCTTCGTACCACACCTCCCACACAGAAACCACCCAGCCCCCCGATGCCAGGGAAAGGCACCATAGG GAGACACTCGCCCTACAGAACGCTTGAGCCAGTGCGGCCTCCGGTGGTACCTAATGACTATGTCCCAAGCCCCACGCGGAACATGGCACCCATTCTGCAGCAAAGTCCTGTGCGCACGGCATCTGTTAATCAGAGGAACCGCACTTACAG CAGCGGGAGCAGTGGCGGCAGTCATCCCAGCAGTCGCAGCAGCAGTCGTGAAAACAGCGGGAGTGGCAGTGTGGGTGTTCCCATCGCTGTGCCCACACCCTCTCCACCCAGCGCCTTCCCAG GTGGTCCTCAGTTCTACAGCATGAACAGGCCCGTCCCCAGGCAGATCGCACCCACAGTTGGGGGTTCGCTGCCGTATCGCCGGCCACCCTCAATCACGGGTCAGACTTCCATGCCTGCCAGCCAGCAGAACGGAGGGCCTTATTACAATCAGAACCAAG CCTCAGTGGCCCCCCCAACCCCCTCCATACTGCAGATCACACCCCAGCTTCCACTGACGGGTTTTGTGGCTCGCGTACAGGAAACCA TTTCAGATGCGCCTCCGCCACCTCCCCCTTCAGAAGAGCCAGTGTTTGAGGAGACACCAACCCCAGTTCCACCTCCAGAAGACtatgaggaagaagagtcttctGTGGTGGAGTACAGCGACCCTTACGCTGAAGAAGACCCACCCTGGGCTCCACAAACTTACCTGGAGAAAG TGGTGGCGATCTACGACTACACGCAGGACAAGGAAGATGAGTTGTCTTTCCAGGAGGGGGCCATCATCTACGTCATTAAAAAGAATGATGATGGCTGGTATGAAGGTGTGATGAGCGGCACTACAGGACTCTTCCCCGGAAACTATGTGGAGTCCATCATGCACTACACGGAGTGA
- the abi2a gene encoding abl interactor 2a isoform X2: MAELQMLLEEEIPAGRRALLDSFTNLERVAEYCESNYVQSPDKHAALEETKNYTTQSLASVAYLINTLANNVLQMLDIQASQLRRMESSINHISQTVDIHKEKVARREIGILTTNKNTSRTHKIIAPANPERPVRYIRKPIDYSMLDDIGHGVKWLLRFKVNTQNMKMGSLLRTTPPTQKPPSPPMPGKGTIGRHSPYRTLEPVRPPVVPNDYVPSPTRNMAPILQQSPVRTASVNQRNRTYSGSSGGSHPSSRSSSRENSGSGSVGVPIAVPTPSPPSAFPAAGANTPSAPSNSAQPSVTPSSLTPTQPSANPTSIPESLPTHPDSTESSLSPDNGSPPSQPTLNSDESSAASNTNPGTGGPQFYSMNRPVPRQIAPTVGGSLPYRRPPSITGQTSMPASQQNGGPYYNQNQASVAPPTPSILQITPQLPLTGFVARVQETISDAPPPPPPSEEPVFEETPTPVPPPEDYEEEESSVVEYSDPYAEEDPPWAPQTYLEKVVAIYDYTQDKEDELSFQEGAIIYVIKKNDDGWYEGVMSGTTGLFPGNYVESIMHYTE, translated from the exons TCTCCAGACAAGCACGCTGCTTTAGAGGAAACCAAAAACTACACCACTCAGTCCCTGGCCAGCGTGGCCTACCTGATCAACACACTTGCCAACAATGTGCTCCAAATGCTCGACATCCAGGCGTCCCAGCTGCGCCGAATGGAGTCCTCCATCAACCACATCTCTCAG ACGGTGGACATCCACAAAGAAAAAGTGGCAAGGCGGGAGATCGGCATCCTCACAACCAATAAGAACACCTCTCGCACGCATAAAATCATCGCTCCAGCCAATCCCGAGAGACCAGTGCGGTACATTCGCAAACCTATTGATTACAGCATGCTGGACGATATTGGTCACGGTGTGAAG TGGTTGCTTAGGTTCAAG GTCAACACCCAGAACATGAAGATGGGCAGCCTTCTTCGTACCACACCTCCCACACAGAAACCACCCAGCCCCCCGATGCCAGGGAAAGGCACCATAGG GAGACACTCGCCCTACAGAACGCTTGAGCCAGTGCGGCCTCCGGTGGTACCTAATGACTATGTCCCAAGCCCCACGCGGAACATGGCACCCATTCTGCAGCAAAGTCCTGTGCGCACGGCATCTGTTAATCAGAGGAACCGCACTTACAG CGGGAGCAGTGGCGGCAGTCATCCCAGCAGTCGCAGCAGCAGTCGTGAAAACAGCGGGAGTGGCAGTGTGGGTGTTCCCATCGCTGTGCCCACACCCTCTCCACCCAGCGCCTTCCCAG CTGCTGGTGCCAACACACCCTCAGCTCCATCTAACTCTGCTCAGCCTTCTGTCACACCCTCTAGTTTAACCCCTACACAACCCTCAGCCAACCCCACCTCAATCCCTGAATCTCTCCCCACTCACCCTGACTCCACTGAGAGCTCTTTGAGCCCTGATAATGGCTCTCCTCCCTCTCAACCAACCCTCAATTCAGATGAATCTAGTGCTGCATCCAACACCAACCCTGGGACAG GTGGTCCTCAGTTCTACAGCATGAACAGGCCCGTCCCCAGGCAGATCGCACCCACAGTTGGGGGTTCGCTGCCGTATCGCCGGCCACCCTCAATCACGGGTCAGACTTCCATGCCTGCCAGCCAGCAGAACGGAGGGCCTTATTACAATCAGAACCAAG CCTCAGTGGCCCCCCCAACCCCCTCCATACTGCAGATCACACCCCAGCTTCCACTGACGGGTTTTGTGGCTCGCGTACAGGAAACCA TTTCAGATGCGCCTCCGCCACCTCCCCCTTCAGAAGAGCCAGTGTTTGAGGAGACACCAACCCCAGTTCCACCTCCAGAAGACtatgaggaagaagagtcttctGTGGTGGAGTACAGCGACCCTTACGCTGAAGAAGACCCACCCTGGGCTCCACAAACTTACCTGGAGAAAG TGGTGGCGATCTACGACTACACGCAGGACAAGGAAGATGAGTTGTCTTTCCAGGAGGGGGCCATCATCTACGTCATTAAAAAGAATGATGATGGCTGGTATGAAGGTGTGATGAGCGGCACTACAGGACTCTTCCCCGGAAACTATGTGGAGTCCATCATGCACTACACGGAGTGA
- the abi2a gene encoding abl interactor 2a isoform X11, translated as MAELQMLLEEEIPAGRRALLDSFTNLERVAEYCESNYVQSPDKHAALEETKNYTTQSLASVAYLINTLANNVLQMLDIQASQLRRMESSINHISQTVDIHKEKVARREIGILTTNKNTSRTHKIIAPANPERPVRYIRKPIDYSMLDDIGHGVKVNTQNMKMGSLLRTTPPTQKPPSPPMPGKGTIGRHSPYRTLEPVRPPVVPNDYVPSPTRNMAPILQQSPVRTASVNQRNRTYSSGSSGGSHPSSRSSSRENSGSGSVGVPIAVPTPSPPSAFPGGPQFYSMNRPVPRQIAPTVGGSLPYRRPPSITGQTSMPASQQNGGPYYNQNQVSDAPPPPPPSEEPVFEETPTPVPPPEDYEEEESSVVEYSDPYAEEDPPWAPQTYLEKVVAIYDYTQDKEDELSFQEGAIIYVIKKNDDGWYEGVMSGTTGLFPGNYVESIMHYTE; from the exons TCTCCAGACAAGCACGCTGCTTTAGAGGAAACCAAAAACTACACCACTCAGTCCCTGGCCAGCGTGGCCTACCTGATCAACACACTTGCCAACAATGTGCTCCAAATGCTCGACATCCAGGCGTCCCAGCTGCGCCGAATGGAGTCCTCCATCAACCACATCTCTCAG ACGGTGGACATCCACAAAGAAAAAGTGGCAAGGCGGGAGATCGGCATCCTCACAACCAATAAGAACACCTCTCGCACGCATAAAATCATCGCTCCAGCCAATCCCGAGAGACCAGTGCGGTACATTCGCAAACCTATTGATTACAGCATGCTGGACGATATTGGTCACGGTGTGAAG GTCAACACCCAGAACATGAAGATGGGCAGCCTTCTTCGTACCACACCTCCCACACAGAAACCACCCAGCCCCCCGATGCCAGGGAAAGGCACCATAGG GAGACACTCGCCCTACAGAACGCTTGAGCCAGTGCGGCCTCCGGTGGTACCTAATGACTATGTCCCAAGCCCCACGCGGAACATGGCACCCATTCTGCAGCAAAGTCCTGTGCGCACGGCATCTGTTAATCAGAGGAACCGCACTTACAG CAGCGGGAGCAGTGGCGGCAGTCATCCCAGCAGTCGCAGCAGCAGTCGTGAAAACAGCGGGAGTGGCAGTGTGGGTGTTCCCATCGCTGTGCCCACACCCTCTCCACCCAGCGCCTTCCCAG GTGGTCCTCAGTTCTACAGCATGAACAGGCCCGTCCCCAGGCAGATCGCACCCACAGTTGGGGGTTCGCTGCCGTATCGCCGGCCACCCTCAATCACGGGTCAGACTTCCATGCCTGCCAGCCAGCAGAACGGAGGGCCTTATTACAATCAGAACCAAG TTTCAGATGCGCCTCCGCCACCTCCCCCTTCAGAAGAGCCAGTGTTTGAGGAGACACCAACCCCAGTTCCACCTCCAGAAGACtatgaggaagaagagtcttctGTGGTGGAGTACAGCGACCCTTACGCTGAAGAAGACCCACCCTGGGCTCCACAAACTTACCTGGAGAAAG TGGTGGCGATCTACGACTACACGCAGGACAAGGAAGATGAGTTGTCTTTCCAGGAGGGGGCCATCATCTACGTCATTAAAAAGAATGATGATGGCTGGTATGAAGGTGTGATGAGCGGCACTACAGGACTCTTCCCCGGAAACTATGTGGAGTCCATCATGCACTACACGGAGTGA
- the abi2a gene encoding abl interactor 2a isoform X4 translates to MAELQMLLEEEIPAGRRALLDSFTNLERVAEYCESNYVQSPDKHAALEETKNYTTQSLASVAYLINTLANNVLQMLDIQASQLRRMESSINHISQTVDIHKEKVARREIGILTTNKNTSRTHKIIAPANPERPVRYIRKPIDYSMLDDIGHGVKVNTQNMKMGSLLRTTPPTQKPPSPPMPGKGTIGRHSPYRTLEPVRPPVVPNDYVPSPTRNMAPILQQSPVRTASVNQRNRTYSGSSGGSHPSSRSSSRENSGSGSVGVPIAVPTPSPPSAFPAAGANTPSAPSNSAQPSVTPSSLTPTQPSANPTSIPESLPTHPDSTESSLSPDNGSPPSQPTLNSDESSAASNTNPGTGGPQFYSMNRPVPRQIAPTVGGSLPYRRPPSITGQTSMPASQQNGGPYYNQNQASVAPPTPSILQITPQLPLTGFVARVQETISDAPPPPPPSEEPVFEETPTPVPPPEDYEEEESSVVEYSDPYAEEDPPWAPQTYLEKVVAIYDYTQDKEDELSFQEGAIIYVIKKNDDGWYEGVMSGTTGLFPGNYVESIMHYTE, encoded by the exons TCTCCAGACAAGCACGCTGCTTTAGAGGAAACCAAAAACTACACCACTCAGTCCCTGGCCAGCGTGGCCTACCTGATCAACACACTTGCCAACAATGTGCTCCAAATGCTCGACATCCAGGCGTCCCAGCTGCGCCGAATGGAGTCCTCCATCAACCACATCTCTCAG ACGGTGGACATCCACAAAGAAAAAGTGGCAAGGCGGGAGATCGGCATCCTCACAACCAATAAGAACACCTCTCGCACGCATAAAATCATCGCTCCAGCCAATCCCGAGAGACCAGTGCGGTACATTCGCAAACCTATTGATTACAGCATGCTGGACGATATTGGTCACGGTGTGAAG GTCAACACCCAGAACATGAAGATGGGCAGCCTTCTTCGTACCACACCTCCCACACAGAAACCACCCAGCCCCCCGATGCCAGGGAAAGGCACCATAGG GAGACACTCGCCCTACAGAACGCTTGAGCCAGTGCGGCCTCCGGTGGTACCTAATGACTATGTCCCAAGCCCCACGCGGAACATGGCACCCATTCTGCAGCAAAGTCCTGTGCGCACGGCATCTGTTAATCAGAGGAACCGCACTTACAG CGGGAGCAGTGGCGGCAGTCATCCCAGCAGTCGCAGCAGCAGTCGTGAAAACAGCGGGAGTGGCAGTGTGGGTGTTCCCATCGCTGTGCCCACACCCTCTCCACCCAGCGCCTTCCCAG CTGCTGGTGCCAACACACCCTCAGCTCCATCTAACTCTGCTCAGCCTTCTGTCACACCCTCTAGTTTAACCCCTACACAACCCTCAGCCAACCCCACCTCAATCCCTGAATCTCTCCCCACTCACCCTGACTCCACTGAGAGCTCTTTGAGCCCTGATAATGGCTCTCCTCCCTCTCAACCAACCCTCAATTCAGATGAATCTAGTGCTGCATCCAACACCAACCCTGGGACAG GTGGTCCTCAGTTCTACAGCATGAACAGGCCCGTCCCCAGGCAGATCGCACCCACAGTTGGGGGTTCGCTGCCGTATCGCCGGCCACCCTCAATCACGGGTCAGACTTCCATGCCTGCCAGCCAGCAGAACGGAGGGCCTTATTACAATCAGAACCAAG CCTCAGTGGCCCCCCCAACCCCCTCCATACTGCAGATCACACCCCAGCTTCCACTGACGGGTTTTGTGGCTCGCGTACAGGAAACCA TTTCAGATGCGCCTCCGCCACCTCCCCCTTCAGAAGAGCCAGTGTTTGAGGAGACACCAACCCCAGTTCCACCTCCAGAAGACtatgaggaagaagagtcttctGTGGTGGAGTACAGCGACCCTTACGCTGAAGAAGACCCACCCTGGGCTCCACAAACTTACCTGGAGAAAG TGGTGGCGATCTACGACTACACGCAGGACAAGGAAGATGAGTTGTCTTTCCAGGAGGGGGCCATCATCTACGTCATTAAAAAGAATGATGATGGCTGGTATGAAGGTGTGATGAGCGGCACTACAGGACTCTTCCCCGGAAACTATGTGGAGTCCATCATGCACTACACGGAGTGA
- the abi2a gene encoding abl interactor 2a isoform X10, which produces MAELQMLLEEEIPAGRRALLDSFTNLERVAEYCESNYVQSPDKHAALEETKNYTTQSLASVAYLINTLANNVLQMLDIQASQLRRMESSINHISQTVDIHKEKVARREIGILTTNKNTSRTHKIIAPANPERPVRYIRKPIDYSMLDDIGHGVKWLLRFKVNTQNMKMGSLLRTTPPTQKPPSPPMPGKGTIGRHSPYRTLEPVRPPVVPNDYVPSPTRNMAPILQQSPVRTASVNQRNRTYSSGSSGGSHPSSRSSSRENSGSGSVGVPIAVPTPSPPSAFPGGPQFYSMNRPVPRQIAPTVGGSLPYRRPPSITGQTSMPASQQNGGPYYNQNQVSDAPPPPPPSEEPVFEETPTPVPPPEDYEEEESSVVEYSDPYAEEDPPWAPQTYLEKVVAIYDYTQDKEDELSFQEGAIIYVIKKNDDGWYEGVMSGTTGLFPGNYVESIMHYTE; this is translated from the exons TCTCCAGACAAGCACGCTGCTTTAGAGGAAACCAAAAACTACACCACTCAGTCCCTGGCCAGCGTGGCCTACCTGATCAACACACTTGCCAACAATGTGCTCCAAATGCTCGACATCCAGGCGTCCCAGCTGCGCCGAATGGAGTCCTCCATCAACCACATCTCTCAG ACGGTGGACATCCACAAAGAAAAAGTGGCAAGGCGGGAGATCGGCATCCTCACAACCAATAAGAACACCTCTCGCACGCATAAAATCATCGCTCCAGCCAATCCCGAGAGACCAGTGCGGTACATTCGCAAACCTATTGATTACAGCATGCTGGACGATATTGGTCACGGTGTGAAG TGGTTGCTTAGGTTCAAG GTCAACACCCAGAACATGAAGATGGGCAGCCTTCTTCGTACCACACCTCCCACACAGAAACCACCCAGCCCCCCGATGCCAGGGAAAGGCACCATAGG GAGACACTCGCCCTACAGAACGCTTGAGCCAGTGCGGCCTCCGGTGGTACCTAATGACTATGTCCCAAGCCCCACGCGGAACATGGCACCCATTCTGCAGCAAAGTCCTGTGCGCACGGCATCTGTTAATCAGAGGAACCGCACTTACAG CAGCGGGAGCAGTGGCGGCAGTCATCCCAGCAGTCGCAGCAGCAGTCGTGAAAACAGCGGGAGTGGCAGTGTGGGTGTTCCCATCGCTGTGCCCACACCCTCTCCACCCAGCGCCTTCCCAG GTGGTCCTCAGTTCTACAGCATGAACAGGCCCGTCCCCAGGCAGATCGCACCCACAGTTGGGGGTTCGCTGCCGTATCGCCGGCCACCCTCAATCACGGGTCAGACTTCCATGCCTGCCAGCCAGCAGAACGGAGGGCCTTATTACAATCAGAACCAAG TTTCAGATGCGCCTCCGCCACCTCCCCCTTCAGAAGAGCCAGTGTTTGAGGAGACACCAACCCCAGTTCCACCTCCAGAAGACtatgaggaagaagagtcttctGTGGTGGAGTACAGCGACCCTTACGCTGAAGAAGACCCACCCTGGGCTCCACAAACTTACCTGGAGAAAG TGGTGGCGATCTACGACTACACGCAGGACAAGGAAGATGAGTTGTCTTTCCAGGAGGGGGCCATCATCTACGTCATTAAAAAGAATGATGATGGCTGGTATGAAGGTGTGATGAGCGGCACTACAGGACTCTTCCCCGGAAACTATGTGGAGTCCATCATGCACTACACGGAGTGA
- the abi2a gene encoding abl interactor 2a isoform X7 produces the protein MAELQMLLEEEIPAGRRALLDSFTNLERVAEYCESNYVQSPDKHAALEETKNYTTQSLASVAYLINTLANNVLQMLDIQASQLRRMESSINHISQTVDIHKEKVARREIGILTTNKNTSRTHKIIAPANPERPVRYIRKPIDYSMLDDIGHGVKWLLRFKVNTQNMKMGSLLRTTPPTQKPPSPPMPGKGTIGRHSPYRTLEPVRPPVVPNDYVPSPTRNMAPILQQSPVRTASVNQRNRTYSGSSGGSHPSSRSSSRENSGSGSVGVPIAVPTPSPPSAFPGGPQFYSMNRPVPRQIAPTVGGSLPYRRPPSITGQTSMPASQQNGGPYYNQNQASVAPPTPSILQITPQLPLTGFVARVQETISDAPPPPPPSEEPVFEETPTPVPPPEDYEEEESSVVEYSDPYAEEDPPWAPQTYLEKVVAIYDYTQDKEDELSFQEGAIIYVIKKNDDGWYEGVMSGTTGLFPGNYVESIMHYTE, from the exons TCTCCAGACAAGCACGCTGCTTTAGAGGAAACCAAAAACTACACCACTCAGTCCCTGGCCAGCGTGGCCTACCTGATCAACACACTTGCCAACAATGTGCTCCAAATGCTCGACATCCAGGCGTCCCAGCTGCGCCGAATGGAGTCCTCCATCAACCACATCTCTCAG ACGGTGGACATCCACAAAGAAAAAGTGGCAAGGCGGGAGATCGGCATCCTCACAACCAATAAGAACACCTCTCGCACGCATAAAATCATCGCTCCAGCCAATCCCGAGAGACCAGTGCGGTACATTCGCAAACCTATTGATTACAGCATGCTGGACGATATTGGTCACGGTGTGAAG TGGTTGCTTAGGTTCAAG GTCAACACCCAGAACATGAAGATGGGCAGCCTTCTTCGTACCACACCTCCCACACAGAAACCACCCAGCCCCCCGATGCCAGGGAAAGGCACCATAGG GAGACACTCGCCCTACAGAACGCTTGAGCCAGTGCGGCCTCCGGTGGTACCTAATGACTATGTCCCAAGCCCCACGCGGAACATGGCACCCATTCTGCAGCAAAGTCCTGTGCGCACGGCATCTGTTAATCAGAGGAACCGCACTTACAG CGGGAGCAGTGGCGGCAGTCATCCCAGCAGTCGCAGCAGCAGTCGTGAAAACAGCGGGAGTGGCAGTGTGGGTGTTCCCATCGCTGTGCCCACACCCTCTCCACCCAGCGCCTTCCCAG GTGGTCCTCAGTTCTACAGCATGAACAGGCCCGTCCCCAGGCAGATCGCACCCACAGTTGGGGGTTCGCTGCCGTATCGCCGGCCACCCTCAATCACGGGTCAGACTTCCATGCCTGCCAGCCAGCAGAACGGAGGGCCTTATTACAATCAGAACCAAG CCTCAGTGGCCCCCCCAACCCCCTCCATACTGCAGATCACACCCCAGCTTCCACTGACGGGTTTTGTGGCTCGCGTACAGGAAACCA TTTCAGATGCGCCTCCGCCACCTCCCCCTTCAGAAGAGCCAGTGTTTGAGGAGACACCAACCCCAGTTCCACCTCCAGAAGACtatgaggaagaagagtcttctGTGGTGGAGTACAGCGACCCTTACGCTGAAGAAGACCCACCCTGGGCTCCACAAACTTACCTGGAGAAAG TGGTGGCGATCTACGACTACACGCAGGACAAGGAAGATGAGTTGTCTTTCCAGGAGGGGGCCATCATCTACGTCATTAAAAAGAATGATGATGGCTGGTATGAAGGTGTGATGAGCGGCACTACAGGACTCTTCCCCGGAAACTATGTGGAGTCCATCATGCACTACACGGAGTGA
- the abi2a gene encoding abl interactor 2a isoform X3, with protein sequence MAELQMLLEEEIPAGRRALLDSFTNLERVAEYCESNYVQSPDKHAALEETKNYTTQSLASVAYLINTLANNVLQMLDIQASQLRRMESSINHISQTVDIHKEKVARREIGILTTNKNTSRTHKIIAPANPERPVRYIRKPIDYSMLDDIGHGVKVNTQNMKMGSLLRTTPPTQKPPSPPMPGKGTIGRHSPYRTLEPVRPPVVPNDYVPSPTRNMAPILQQSPVRTASVNQRNRTYSSGSSGGSHPSSRSSSRENSGSGSVGVPIAVPTPSPPSAFPAAGANTPSAPSNSAQPSVTPSSLTPTQPSANPTSIPESLPTHPDSTESSLSPDNGSPPSQPTLNSDESSAASNTNPGTGGPQFYSMNRPVPRQIAPTVGGSLPYRRPPSITGQTSMPASQQNGGPYYNQNQASVAPPTPSILQITPQLPLTGFVARVQETISDAPPPPPPSEEPVFEETPTPVPPPEDYEEEESSVVEYSDPYAEEDPPWAPQTYLEKVVAIYDYTQDKEDELSFQEGAIIYVIKKNDDGWYEGVMSGTTGLFPGNYVESIMHYTE encoded by the exons TCTCCAGACAAGCACGCTGCTTTAGAGGAAACCAAAAACTACACCACTCAGTCCCTGGCCAGCGTGGCCTACCTGATCAACACACTTGCCAACAATGTGCTCCAAATGCTCGACATCCAGGCGTCCCAGCTGCGCCGAATGGAGTCCTCCATCAACCACATCTCTCAG ACGGTGGACATCCACAAAGAAAAAGTGGCAAGGCGGGAGATCGGCATCCTCACAACCAATAAGAACACCTCTCGCACGCATAAAATCATCGCTCCAGCCAATCCCGAGAGACCAGTGCGGTACATTCGCAAACCTATTGATTACAGCATGCTGGACGATATTGGTCACGGTGTGAAG GTCAACACCCAGAACATGAAGATGGGCAGCCTTCTTCGTACCACACCTCCCACACAGAAACCACCCAGCCCCCCGATGCCAGGGAAAGGCACCATAGG GAGACACTCGCCCTACAGAACGCTTGAGCCAGTGCGGCCTCCGGTGGTACCTAATGACTATGTCCCAAGCCCCACGCGGAACATGGCACCCATTCTGCAGCAAAGTCCTGTGCGCACGGCATCTGTTAATCAGAGGAACCGCACTTACAG CAGCGGGAGCAGTGGCGGCAGTCATCCCAGCAGTCGCAGCAGCAGTCGTGAAAACAGCGGGAGTGGCAGTGTGGGTGTTCCCATCGCTGTGCCCACACCCTCTCCACCCAGCGCCTTCCCAG CTGCTGGTGCCAACACACCCTCAGCTCCATCTAACTCTGCTCAGCCTTCTGTCACACCCTCTAGTTTAACCCCTACACAACCCTCAGCCAACCCCACCTCAATCCCTGAATCTCTCCCCACTCACCCTGACTCCACTGAGAGCTCTTTGAGCCCTGATAATGGCTCTCCTCCCTCTCAACCAACCCTCAATTCAGATGAATCTAGTGCTGCATCCAACACCAACCCTGGGACAG GTGGTCCTCAGTTCTACAGCATGAACAGGCCCGTCCCCAGGCAGATCGCACCCACAGTTGGGGGTTCGCTGCCGTATCGCCGGCCACCCTCAATCACGGGTCAGACTTCCATGCCTGCCAGCCAGCAGAACGGAGGGCCTTATTACAATCAGAACCAAG CCTCAGTGGCCCCCCCAACCCCCTCCATACTGCAGATCACACCCCAGCTTCCACTGACGGGTTTTGTGGCTCGCGTACAGGAAACCA TTTCAGATGCGCCTCCGCCACCTCCCCCTTCAGAAGAGCCAGTGTTTGAGGAGACACCAACCCCAGTTCCACCTCCAGAAGACtatgaggaagaagagtcttctGTGGTGGAGTACAGCGACCCTTACGCTGAAGAAGACCCACCCTGGGCTCCACAAACTTACCTGGAGAAAG TGGTGGCGATCTACGACTACACGCAGGACAAGGAAGATGAGTTGTCTTTCCAGGAGGGGGCCATCATCTACGTCATTAAAAAGAATGATGATGGCTGGTATGAAGGTGTGATGAGCGGCACTACAGGACTCTTCCCCGGAAACTATGTGGAGTCCATCATGCACTACACGGAGTGA